From a region of the Tenggerimyces flavus genome:
- a CDS encoding MarR family winged helix-turn-helix transcriptional regulator: protein MNRRLSFDLHVLTALLDRAADRILRAELEVSYRRFLALTHVGELGATTQRALADSLGVTEPSVSRMTAVLADDGWLDVRPDPGGGHRRQLVLTPEGKRLVSKAQQLLEDRFAKLVEASGVKYEEYAMQTERLLGVLR from the coding sequence ATGAACCGTCGCTTGAGCTTTGATCTGCATGTTCTCACCGCGCTGCTCGATCGGGCGGCGGACCGGATTCTGCGTGCCGAGTTGGAGGTCTCGTACCGGAGGTTCCTCGCGCTCACCCACGTCGGCGAGCTCGGGGCCACCACGCAGCGGGCGCTTGCGGACAGTCTCGGGGTCACTGAGCCGTCGGTGTCGCGGATGACGGCCGTGCTCGCGGACGACGGTTGGCTCGACGTACGCCCGGACCCCGGCGGCGGCCACAGACGCCAGCTCGTGTTGACGCCCGAGGGGAAGCGGCTGGTCAGCAAGGCTCAGCAACTGCTCGAGGACAGGTTCGCGAAGCTGGTCGAGGCGAGTGGCGTGAAATACGAGGAGTACGCAATGCAGACTGAGCGGCTGCTCGGAGTGCTGCGATGA
- a CDS encoding alpha/beta fold hydrolase yields the protein MTTTTSRDGTKIAFSTTGNGPGLIVVGGALKTADDYRDLANALTSFTVHTVDRRGRGDSGPQGKDYDVRKEVEDLLAVQNATGARFVFGHSYGGFVALEAADAFDKVATYEPGLPSDPFPTTWMKPYEQALDRGDPRGALVHFVKGSGGAPRLIERMPDWYLRLMMRFVFPGEKWRRTVPLLRPCLAEHQQLAALQGETGRYADLTTPTLVLTGTKSRGDFQPLQDELKTATFETIEGLDHFGPEGKTAPRVAKTVSGFLLP from the coding sequence ATGACCACCACGACCTCCCGCGACGGCACCAAGATCGCCTTCAGCACCACAGGCAACGGACCCGGTCTGATCGTCGTCGGCGGCGCGCTCAAGACAGCCGACGACTACCGAGACCTGGCCAACGCGCTCACCAGCTTCACCGTCCACACGGTCGACCGGCGCGGCCGCGGCGACAGCGGCCCGCAGGGCAAGGACTACGACGTACGCAAGGAGGTCGAGGACCTGCTCGCCGTGCAGAACGCGACCGGCGCGCGGTTCGTGTTCGGCCACAGCTACGGCGGGTTCGTCGCGCTCGAGGCGGCCGACGCGTTCGACAAGGTCGCCACGTATGAGCCCGGGCTGCCGAGCGACCCGTTCCCGACCACCTGGATGAAGCCGTACGAGCAAGCGCTGGATCGGGGCGATCCCCGAGGCGCCCTGGTGCACTTCGTCAAGGGCTCCGGCGGCGCGCCAAGGCTGATCGAACGCATGCCCGACTGGTACCTCCGGCTGATGATGCGCTTCGTCTTCCCCGGCGAGAAATGGCGCCGCACGGTCCCCCTCCTCAGGCCGTGCCTCGCCGAGCACCAGCAGCTCGCGGCCCTCCAGGGCGAGACCGGCAGGTACGCCGACCTCACCACCCCCACCCTGGTCCTCACGGGCACCAAGTCGCGCGGAGACTTCCAACCACTCCAAGATGAGCTGAAGACCGCCACGTTCGAGACCATCGAAGGACTCGACCACTTCGGCCCCGAAGGCAAGACCGCACCTCGAGTCGCCAAGACCGTGTCAGGGTTCCTCCTGCCCTGA
- a CDS encoding M15 family metallopeptidase, protein MIILLSDHRVAAIPVHENHDPLVRLDPDFGPARALVRRPLADKLVEARKDLPRGVRIRVREGHRSPADQLRIIDQYARKLRAAHPGIDADELHRLTSRWVSPLEVAPHVAGAAVDLTLVDRHGQKLDLGTPIDATPEESDKACYFAADNISFWARRNRDLLAAALGGVGLVNYPTEWWHWSYGDRYWALMTDAPAALYGPVDLPTAA, encoded by the coding sequence GTGATCATCCTGCTGTCCGACCACCGGGTCGCCGCGATCCCCGTCCACGAGAACCACGACCCTCTCGTCCGGCTGGATCCCGACTTCGGCCCTGCCCGCGCCCTCGTCCGCCGGCCGCTGGCCGACAAGCTGGTCGAGGCACGGAAGGATCTGCCACGCGGCGTCCGGATCCGCGTACGCGAGGGCCACCGCTCCCCCGCCGACCAGCTCAGGATCATCGACCAGTACGCACGCAAGCTGCGCGCAGCGCATCCGGGCATCGACGCCGACGAACTGCACCGCCTGACCAGCCGGTGGGTCTCCCCGCTGGAGGTCGCGCCGCACGTCGCCGGCGCGGCGGTCGACCTCACGCTGGTCGACCGGCACGGCCAGAAGCTCGACCTGGGGACACCGATCGACGCGACGCCGGAGGAGAGCGACAAGGCCTGCTACTTCGCGGCCGACAACATCAGCTTCTGGGCTCGCCGCAACCGCGACCTGCTCGCGGCAGCCCTCGGCGGCGTGGGCCTGGTCAACTATCCGACCGAGTGGTGGCACTGGAGCTACGGCGACCGCTACTGGGCGCTGATGACGGACGCACCAGCGGCGCTGTACGGACCCGTCGACCTACCGACCGCGGCGTGA
- the alr gene encoding alanine racemase, with amino-acid sequence MSVLLAPRGTQSAELTVDLGAIAENTSTFAARTSAAVMAVVKADGFGHGAADVARTALANGATRLGVTNVDEALALRDEGIDAPILSWLNAVDADFGAAGLAGVELAVPSREHLDAIAGGLGRGHPRPNLWDEGAPDPTRSPGAYVHLHLDTGLARDGAEPEAWSDLCRAARRAELDRTLQVVGVMGHLSHADVPGDSANSTARTRFAWGLQTARAAGLRPRWRHLAATAATLTDPLAHHTLCRIGAGLVGIDPSRTTRLRPAMTLQAPVVTVRRVRAGTPVGYGHTWTAPAATYLGLLPLGYADGLPLSASGTAHVALRGRRHPVVGRISMDQLVVDLGDDPVLPGEVATVFGPGDAGEPTVAEWATWAGTIEHEIVTRIGSRVRRRVA; translated from the coding sequence GTGAGCGTGCTCCTCGCCCCGCGCGGCACCCAGAGCGCGGAGCTCACCGTCGACCTGGGAGCGATCGCCGAGAACACGAGCACGTTCGCCGCCCGGACCTCGGCCGCGGTCATGGCGGTCGTCAAGGCGGACGGCTTCGGCCACGGCGCCGCCGACGTCGCCCGCACCGCGCTCGCGAACGGCGCGACGAGGCTCGGCGTGACGAACGTCGACGAGGCCCTGGCACTGCGCGACGAAGGGATCGACGCACCCATCCTGAGCTGGCTCAACGCGGTCGACGCCGACTTCGGCGCGGCCGGGCTGGCCGGCGTCGAGCTCGCCGTCCCCAGCCGCGAGCACCTGGACGCGATCGCCGGTGGTTTGGGTCGGGGGCACCCTCGTCCGAACCTATGGGACGAGGGTGCCCCCGACCCAACGAGGAGCCCCGGCGCGTACGTCCACCTGCACCTCGACACCGGCCTCGCCCGCGACGGCGCCGAGCCCGAGGCGTGGTCGGACCTGTGCCGCGCCGCGCGCCGGGCCGAGCTCGACCGCACGCTCCAGGTCGTCGGCGTGATGGGCCACCTCAGCCACGCCGACGTCCCCGGCGACAGCGCCAACTCCACCGCGCGGACGCGGTTCGCCTGGGGACTGCAGACCGCACGGGCGGCGGGACTGCGGCCGCGATGGCGGCATCTCGCCGCGACCGCCGCGACGCTCACCGACCCGCTCGCGCACCACACGCTGTGCCGGATCGGCGCCGGGCTCGTCGGCATCGACCCGTCGCGCACGACGCGGCTCAGGCCCGCGATGACGCTGCAAGCGCCGGTCGTCACCGTGCGAAGGGTCCGCGCCGGCACACCGGTGGGGTACGGCCACACCTGGACCGCGCCCGCCGCGACGTACCTCGGCCTGCTGCCGCTCGGGTACGCCGACGGCCTGCCGCTCAGCGCCAGCGGGACAGCGCACGTGGCGCTCCGCGGCCGGCGCCACCCGGTGGTCGGCCGCATCAGCATGGACCAGCTCGTCGTCGACCTCGGCGACGATCCCGTCCTGCCCGGGGAGGTCGCCACCGTCTTCGGGCCGGGCGACGCGGGCGAGCCGACGGTCGCCGAGTGGGCGACCTGGGCGGGAACCATCGAACACGAGATCGTCACGCGGATCGGCAGCCGCGTACGGCGGAGGGTCGCATGA
- a CDS encoding D-alanine--D-alanine ligase family protein — MNARIRVAVIGGGQNCEHEVSLSSAASVASTLRTGPYEVVPLTITRDGLWLDEGRPVGLAAAVARLQTCQVVLPIVHGPRGEDGTLAALCELAGVRYVGSGVRAGAIAMDKWTTKLIANAMGIATAPGVLLTRSSAAGYAWTHPVVVKPVAAGSSRGVALVREAGELARALEEAFAYDDRVLVEDLLVGREIDIAVLGSRVSPPLEIANGGVFDYETKYGGGAKFVVPAPLEDGDRKALEDAAQTMYTALDCRGVARVDFFRTDAGWVLNEVNTMPGFTEHSQVPRLFAAAGLTYAELLDLLIADALAVP, encoded by the coding sequence ATGAACGCCAGGATCAGGGTCGCCGTCATCGGCGGCGGCCAGAACTGCGAGCACGAGGTGTCGCTGTCCTCCGCGGCGTCGGTCGCCTCGACGCTGCGGACCGGGCCGTACGAGGTCGTACCGCTCACGATCACCCGCGACGGGTTGTGGCTCGACGAGGGCCGGCCGGTCGGGCTCGCCGCCGCGGTCGCGCGGCTGCAGACCTGCCAGGTCGTGCTGCCGATCGTGCACGGCCCGCGCGGCGAGGACGGCACGCTGGCCGCGCTGTGCGAGCTGGCGGGCGTCAGGTACGTCGGGTCCGGCGTCCGAGCCGGCGCGATCGCGATGGACAAGTGGACGACCAAGCTGATCGCGAACGCCATGGGCATCGCGACCGCGCCAGGCGTCCTGCTGACCCGGTCCTCGGCGGCCGGATACGCGTGGACGCATCCGGTCGTCGTGAAGCCGGTCGCCGCGGGTTCGAGCCGCGGGGTGGCGCTCGTGCGCGAGGCCGGCGAGCTGGCTCGGGCGCTGGAGGAGGCGTTCGCGTACGACGACCGCGTGCTCGTCGAGGACCTGCTGGTCGGTCGCGAGATCGACATCGCCGTGCTCGGCAGCCGCGTCTCGCCGCCGCTGGAGATCGCCAACGGGGGCGTGTTCGACTACGAGACGAAGTACGGCGGCGGCGCGAAGTTCGTCGTCCCCGCACCGCTCGAGGACGGCGACCGGAAGGCGCTGGAGGACGCGGCGCAGACCATGTACACCGCCCTCGACTGTCGCGGCGTCGCGCGGGTCGACTTCTTCCGTACCGACGCGGGCTGGGTGCTGAACGAGGTCAACACGATGCCCGGCTTCACCGAGCACTCGCAGGTGCCGCGGTTGTTCGCCGCCGCGGGCCTGACGTACGCCGAGCTGCTCGACCTGCTCATCGCCGACGCGCTGGCGGTCCCGTGA
- a CDS encoding acyltransferase family protein, with amino-acid sequence MTGAIRQTRPGRIAGLDVLRGIAIGLVMLRHAFPDQFAGAGVVGVVMFFALSGYLITGLLVDELDETGRVNFRHFYLRRARRLVPAMLFLIAGVVAVTLTLNPIGDRWQLGKTVAVALTWTGNLPFGHASDATFHLWTLATEEQFYLLWPAILAFAFARLKVRTALVAVGVACVVGCVATLGWLWEAPDLAYSLPTSWAVCFVIGAATRVYRDRIHPPAWAVPAALAALAVQSVIPLRGTAFTYLAGGPAIALLTGVLLLSWRTWTDVTTPALRALTWLGTVSYGAYLWNYPLSIWLRPHLDAWAGIVALVGTLAMATVSWHLVERPLQRVRVA; translated from the coding sequence ATGACCGGCGCTATTCGCCAGACACGACCTGGACGCATCGCTGGGCTCGACGTTCTTCGCGGGATCGCGATCGGGCTGGTGATGCTGCGGCACGCGTTCCCCGATCAGTTCGCCGGCGCCGGCGTGGTCGGGGTCGTGATGTTCTTCGCGCTCAGCGGCTACCTGATCACCGGCCTGCTGGTCGACGAGCTCGACGAGACCGGCCGGGTGAACTTCCGCCACTTCTACCTGCGAAGGGCGCGGCGGCTCGTTCCGGCGATGCTGTTCCTCATCGCCGGCGTCGTCGCGGTCACGCTCACGCTGAACCCGATCGGCGACCGTTGGCAGCTCGGCAAGACCGTCGCGGTCGCGCTCACCTGGACGGGCAACCTGCCGTTCGGGCACGCGAGCGACGCGACGTTCCACCTGTGGACACTGGCGACCGAAGAGCAGTTCTACCTGCTCTGGCCCGCGATCCTCGCGTTCGCCTTCGCGCGCCTGAAGGTCCGGACGGCCCTCGTCGCGGTCGGTGTCGCGTGCGTCGTCGGCTGCGTCGCCACGCTCGGCTGGCTCTGGGAGGCACCCGACCTCGCGTACTCGCTGCCGACCTCCTGGGCGGTCTGCTTCGTGATCGGCGCCGCGACGCGCGTCTACCGCGACCGCATCCACCCGCCGGCCTGGGCGGTTCCCGCCGCGCTGGCGGCACTCGCCGTGCAGAGCGTGATTCCATTGCGAGGCACCGCGTTCACCTATCTGGCGGGAGGTCCGGCCATCGCGTTGCTCACCGGCGTCCTGCTGCTGTCGTGGCGTACGTGGACCGACGTGACCACGCCGGCGCTGCGTGCGCTGACCTGGCTGGGCACGGTCTCGTACGGCGCGTACCTGTGGAACTACCCGCTCTCGATCTGGCTCCGCCCGCACCTGGACGCCTGGGCCGGCATCGTGGCGCTCGTCGGGACCCTCGCTATGGCCACCGTCAGCTGGCACCTGGTCGAGCGACCGCTGCAACGGGTGCGCGTCGCATGA